One genomic window of [Clostridium] scindens ATCC 35704 includes the following:
- a CDS encoding RNA polymerase sigma factor: MDTDFLLIRKMKQGKDDACDLFVQKYYPDILTYCSHHCPDKGYAEDLAQETFLRFFANLSSYHYKGKTKNYLYTIASNLCKDYLKKRKDIPVDKARPNDEAGPDEPQMAEVINRLTLEWTLRQLPDELLEVIIFYYFQELKLREIAGILHISLPLAKYRLRQAKIQLEKLLGKEDEHESGRKT; the protein is encoded by the coding sequence GTGGATACCGATTTTCTTTTAATCAGAAAAATGAAGCAAGGGAAAGATGACGCTTGCGACTTATTTGTTCAAAAATATTATCCGGATATTCTAACTTATTGTAGTCATCACTGTCCTGATAAAGGATATGCCGAAGACTTGGCGCAAGAGACTTTTTTGAGATTTTTCGCGAATCTGTCATCCTATCATTATAAAGGGAAGACAAAAAATTACTTATACACGATCGCCTCTAACCTGTGTAAAGACTATCTGAAAAAGCGAAAAGATATCCCGGTTGATAAAGCCAGGCCAAACGATGAGGCCGGCCCGGACGAGCCCCAGATGGCGGAGGTCATAAATAGGCTTACTCTAGAATGGACGCTGAGGCAATTGCCGGATGAATTGCTTGAGGTGATTATCTTTTATTATTTCCAGGAACTTAAACTTAGGGAAATTGCCGGGATATTGCATATCAGTCTCCCATTAGCGAAGTATCGGCTAAGACAGGCAAAGATACAGTTAGAAAAACTTCTGGGAAAGGAGGACGAACATGAATCTGGAAGAAAAACTTAA
- a CDS encoding ABC transporter ATP-binding protein has translation MKLKFENLTKEFGDFTAVDHLNLTTTNGVYGLLGVNGAGKTTLMRMLCTLLKPTSGTITCNGRDIFEMDGNYRKLLGYLPQEFGFYPEFTVQEYLLYIAALKGIRPVVARRRVKELIAKVGLTKAAGKKMKKLSGGMKRRAGIAQAMLNNPKILVLDEPTAGLDPNERIRFRNLISELSEERLVLLSTHIVSDIEYIANEIWLMKDGKLMHKGSADQIISSMPQDVWECLVDKSMVSAFIKKYKISNMKSEPHGVELRIISSEKPCASARHVEASLEDVFLYYFGEKAGDEDAAV, from the coding sequence ATGAAATTAAAGTTTGAGAATTTAACAAAAGAGTTTGGAGATTTTACCGCCGTAGACCATCTGAACCTTACTACGACTAACGGCGTCTACGGGCTGCTGGGCGTAAATGGAGCTGGTAAAACTACCCTCATGCGGATGCTGTGTACCTTGCTCAAGCCCACAAGCGGAACCATTACTTGTAATGGCAGAGATATCTTTGAAATGGACGGCAATTACCGGAAACTGCTAGGCTATCTGCCACAGGAATTTGGATTCTATCCGGAATTCACGGTTCAGGAGTATCTTCTTTATATTGCGGCGTTAAAAGGGATACGGCCTGTTGTCGCCAGGAGGCGGGTTAAGGAACTGATCGCCAAAGTCGGACTTACCAAAGCGGCAGGCAAAAAGATGAAAAAATTATCCGGCGGAATGAAGCGCAGGGCTGGAATCGCGCAGGCTATGCTAAACAATCCGAAAATCCTGGTGCTTGACGAGCCCACGGCAGGGCTTGATCCGAATGAAAGGATTCGTTTCCGCAATCTCATCAGCGAACTATCCGAAGAACGCCTGGTACTGTTATCTACCCACATTGTTTCCGATATCGAATATATCGCAAACGAAATCTGGCTAATGAAGGACGGGAAACTTATGCACAAGGGCAGCGCGGATCAAATCATTAGTTCCATGCCTCAAGACGTTTGGGAGTGTCTTGTGGACAAGAGCATGGTGTCCGCTTTCATCAAAAAATATAAAATATCAAATATGAAATCCGAACCGCATGGCGTCGAGCTGAGGATCATATCCAGCGAGAAACCCTGCGCAAGCGCTAGGCATGTGGAAGCGTCATTGGAGGATGTCTTTTTATACTATTTTGGGGAAAAGGCGGGTGATGAAGATGCTGCGGTATGA
- a CDS encoding ABC transporter permease subunit, translating into MLRYEWKKVFSKFKNRITVLLLLVILIITSILTINRVEYVDGNGNHSSGISAARKLRAEKNKWEGYLTEEVFQEVVKTNAKIANSQAALSQDIDEQNKEYAKKQGFQGITDLINNAFSEWRDYNYYAIDTVSAEDAKQVYDKRISNLKEWLDSGEETFTEGQKNYLIHQYESLKTPFYYKYVDGWSALLQNISTFILILALIIGFLVSGIFSDEFQAKADSIFFSSKLGRNKAILSKMGAGFLITSVFYIMFVLLYTFIVLWALGADGANCPIQLDLWRSIYNITFFQAYLLIAAGGYIGTLFASTLSMLVSAAARSTATAIIVPFILLCAFPFLSRIITLPQICSFFPDQLLEVYISIKDFALVEIGGKVMDIAGVILPAYLAACLLLQPVLYRIYKKAEVR; encoded by the coding sequence ATGCTGCGGTATGAATGGAAGAAAGTCTTCTCTAAATTTAAGAATAGAATAACCGTCCTTCTTTTGCTGGTCATACTCATCATAACCAGTATTCTGACGATAAACCGGGTTGAGTATGTCGACGGGAACGGAAATCATTCCAGCGGTATTTCTGCCGCAAGAAAACTCCGGGCAGAAAAAAACAAGTGGGAAGGTTATCTTACAGAAGAGGTATTCCAGGAAGTCGTCAAAACGAATGCAAAAATAGCGAATTCACAAGCAGCGCTGTCGCAAGATATTGATGAACAGAACAAAGAATATGCTAAGAAGCAGGGGTTCCAAGGTATTACGGATCTGATCAATAATGCATTCAGCGAATGGAGAGATTACAATTATTATGCGATTGACACCGTCTCCGCAGAAGACGCAAAACAAGTCTACGATAAAAGAATTTCGAATTTAAAAGAATGGCTTGATTCGGGAGAAGAAACATTTACAGAGGGGCAAAAGAATTATTTAATCCACCAATATGAAAGCCTTAAGACCCCGTTTTATTATAAATACGTAGATGGATGGAGCGCATTGCTGCAGAACATATCAACCTTTATACTAATTCTGGCATTGATCATAGGTTTTCTGGTGTCCGGCATATTCTCAGACGAGTTCCAGGCAAAAGCGGATTCGATTTTTTTCTCATCAAAATTAGGAAGAAATAAAGCGATTCTATCCAAAATGGGTGCTGGATTTTTGATTACTTCCGTTTTTTACATTATGTTCGTACTTCTATATACTTTTATTGTACTATGGGCATTAGGCGCAGATGGAGCAAATTGTCCCATCCAGCTGGATCTGTGGAGAAGCATCTACAACATAACCTTTTTCCAGGCCTATCTTCTCATTGCAGCAGGCGGCTATATAGGTACTTTATTTGCCTCTACGCTTTCTATGCTTGTATCCGCGGCAGCACGTTCTACTGCGACAGCAATTATCGTGCCTTTTATTCTATTGTGCGCCTTTCCTTTTTTGAGCAGGATCATTACATTGCCTCAGATCTGCTCGTTCTTCCCGGACCAGCTGCTAGAGGTATATATCTCCATCAAAGACTTCGCACTGGTGGAAATAGGCGGCAAGGTAATGGATATCGCAGGGGTAATCCTTCCCGCTTATCTGGCTGCCTGCCTGTTGCTCCAGCCTGTATTGTATCGTATTTATAAAAAAGCGGAAGTACGATAA
- a CDS encoding protein-ADP-ribose hydrolase has product MIREERVDSLIRYLKNENDGYASIREPINYDEKRRLLRSLMNVRWPGEASEEFMTGQDEFLTEEAEEKGIVDYEDIPVIGDIYTCIGIKNMDRISLWRGDITRLRADAIVNAANSQMLGCFVPCHGCIDNAIHSAAGIQLRNECARMMEEQGHEEPTGKAKITQGYNLPASHVIHTVGPIVGLEVTQRQKEELKSCYLNCMKLAEKEGLKSIAFCCISTGEFHFPNKLAAQIAVETVDRYLSSSKLERVIFNVFKEEDYNIYKKLLQ; this is encoded by the coding sequence ATGATAAGAGAAGAGAGAGTAGATAGCCTGATTCGATATTTGAAGAATGAAAACGATGGATATGCATCCATCAGAGAGCCCATAAATTATGATGAGAAGCGTCGGCTTCTAAGAAGCCTAATGAATGTGCGCTGGCCAGGGGAGGCTTCAGAAGAATTCATGACCGGACAGGACGAGTTCCTGACAGAAGAGGCAGAAGAAAAAGGCATTGTGGATTATGAGGATATCCCGGTCATTGGAGACATCTACACCTGTATCGGCATCAAGAATATGGACAGGATCTCCCTCTGGAGAGGGGATATTACCAGGCTTCGGGCGGATGCCATCGTCAATGCCGCCAATAGCCAGATGCTTGGATGCTTTGTGCCCTGCCACGGCTGTATTGACAATGCAATCCATTCCGCGGCGGGGATACAGCTTCGGAACGAGTGCGCCAGGATGATGGAAGAGCAGGGCCATGAAGAGCCCACGGGAAAAGCGAAGATCACGCAGGGATACAATCTGCCAGCCAGCCATGTAATTCATACGGTAGGCCCAATCGTGGGGCTGGAGGTGACGCAGAGGCAGAAAGAGGAACTCAAGTCCTGCTATTTAAACTGCATGAAGCTGGCAGAGAAGGAAGGGCTTAAGTCCATCGCGTTCTGCTGCATCTCCACTGGAGAATTTCATTTTCCCAACAAACTGGCGGCCCAGATCGCCGTAGAGACGGTGGATCGCTACCTGTCTTCCTCCAAGCTGGAACGGGTGATCTTCAATGTGTTTAAAGAAGAGGATTATAACATCTATAAAAAGTTATTACAGTAA
- a CDS encoding DNA-deoxyinosine glycosylase: MEPEYITHNFQPIYDKESRILMLGTMPSPKSREVGFYYGHPRNRFWKVISDVCGEELPLTKEEKIAFALRNRIAVWDVLAGCEIKGADDGSIRNAKANDMKRILDHADIRAIFTTGTKAAQLYKRYCYPETGVEAIGLPSTSPANCRTTYEELYRAYSVIAGCLQD, translated from the coding sequence ATGGAGCCAGAATACATTACTCATAACTTCCAGCCAATCTATGATAAGGAGTCCCGGATTCTTATGCTGGGAACCATGCCTTCTCCGAAGTCAAGGGAAGTGGGATTCTATTACGGGCATCCCAGGAATCGCTTCTGGAAGGTAATATCGGACGTGTGCGGTGAGGAACTTCCACTGACAAAGGAGGAGAAGATTGCTTTTGCGCTGCGAAACCGTATCGCTGTCTGGGACGTGCTGGCCGGATGCGAGATCAAAGGAGCGGATGACGGTAGTATCCGCAACGCGAAGGCCAATGATATGAAGAGGATTCTTGATCATGCGGATATCCGGGCCATATTCACGACAGGGACTAAGGCAGCCCAGTTATATAAGAGATATTGCTACCCTGAGACAGGGGTAGAGGCTATCGGACTTCCATCCACCAGCCCGGCTAACTGCCGGACAACCTACGAGGAACTTTACCGGGCGTATTCGGTGATTGCCGGATGCTTGCAGGACTAG
- a CDS encoding MutS-related protein has product MESAIVIAGLICVFVIGSVYARWERIRRAYRIVRKKFGRMPEPAAYDYKEISMYWNAVSEQALHPLDDLTWGDLDMNQIYERMNQCESFAGEQYLYALLRNVSQDTASLEKMEEKMRYMEDNEREREEAQVKLMALGKRDSSYYLPQVLDEIEDFQIGHSWFYRLMQALLFLSLAGAVILRNGYGLTVFGMIFICNLCIYAVMKQKYEIHLELMESVRGLIYTGRELTKGTSGGYEKRFGEISMHVAQLGEAEKRLRKATVRRQAGMQGDAMELFATYLTGATLIDFTMYNQAIRQLKRKMEHFKKVYRLVGELDALISVVSFRKSLPLYCLPKFSQDSCVHLEGLYHPLLKEPVLNDVVMVRNSIVTGSNASGKSTFIKAVTVNCILAQTIHTCMAGIAEIPHAYIATSMAVKDSLMEGESYYMKEIRSLNRMLGYMQENELVICAIDEILRGTNTKERIAASAAILRYLEERNCLVLVASHDMELVKLLDREYEHYYFCEQEGEDDIVFDYKIHRGINEKTNAIRLLEYVGFPGQIVSDAERIYRLLASE; this is encoded by the coding sequence ATGGAGTCGGCCATTGTGATTGCAGGCCTGATCTGCGTATTCGTTATCGGAAGCGTGTATGCAAGATGGGAGAGGATAAGGAGGGCATATCGGATTGTCAGGAAGAAATTCGGACGGATGCCGGAGCCTGCTGCTTATGATTATAAAGAGATATCTATGTACTGGAACGCGGTCAGTGAACAGGCCTTGCATCCCCTGGATGATCTTACGTGGGGCGATCTGGATATGAACCAGATTTACGAGCGCATGAACCAATGCGAGTCTTTTGCGGGAGAGCAGTACCTCTATGCGCTGTTAAGGAACGTATCCCAGGATACGGCTTCGCTTGAGAAGATGGAAGAGAAGATGCGCTACATGGAAGATAACGAGAGGGAAAGGGAAGAAGCCCAGGTCAAGCTGATGGCGCTCGGAAAAAGGGACAGCAGCTATTATCTGCCGCAAGTCCTGGATGAGATCGAAGATTTCCAGATTGGCCACAGCTGGTTCTACCGGCTAATGCAGGCGCTTCTTTTCCTCTCTCTGGCTGGGGCGGTCATCCTTAGAAATGGATATGGATTGACAGTATTTGGTATGATATTTATATGCAATCTTTGCATTTATGCGGTTATGAAGCAGAAGTATGAGATCCATCTGGAACTGATGGAGAGCGTCCGGGGGCTGATCTATACTGGACGAGAGTTGACAAAAGGAACCAGCGGCGGCTATGAGAAACGATTTGGCGAGATATCGATGCATGTGGCGCAGCTGGGCGAGGCAGAGAAGCGGCTTCGAAAGGCAACGGTGCGCAGACAGGCCGGGATGCAAGGAGACGCGATGGAACTATTCGCAACCTACCTCACGGGAGCCACGCTCATTGATTTTACCATGTATAACCAGGCTATAAGGCAGTTGAAGCGGAAGATGGAGCATTTTAAAAAGGTATACCGTCTTGTGGGGGAACTGGATGCCCTGATCAGCGTGGTGTCATTCCGAAAAAGCCTGCCGCTTTACTGCCTGCCAAAGTTCAGCCAGGATTCCTGTGTTCATCTGGAGGGCCTGTACCATCCCCTGCTGAAAGAGCCGGTCTTAAATGATGTCGTGATGGTTAGGAACAGCATCGTAACAGGGTCGAATGCATCCGGAAAATCCACCTTCATCAAGGCTGTAACGGTAAACTGCATCCTGGCTCAGACCATCCATACCTGCATGGCAGGCATCGCAGAGATTCCTCATGCCTACATAGCCACATCCATGGCTGTGAAGGACAGCCTGATGGAAGGCGAAAGTTATTATATGAAGGAGATCCGGTCGCTGAACCGCATGCTTGGATATATGCAGGAGAATGAATTGGTGATCTGCGCGATAGACGAGATCCTTCGGGGAACCAATACGAAGGAGCGGATTGCGGCCTCCGCGGCAATCCTGAGGTACTTAGAAGAGAGGAACTGCCTGGTGCTGGTAGCCTCCCATGATATGGAATTGGTGAAACTGCTTGACCGGGAGTATGAGCATTATTATTTCTGCGAGCAGGAGGGGGAGGATGACATTGTATTTGACTATAAAATCCACAGGGGAATCAATGAAAAGACGAATGCCATACGCCTTCTGGAATACGTGGGATTCCCCGGGCAGATTGTATCTGACGCGGAACGCATCTACCGGTTGCTTGCGTCTGAATAA
- a CDS encoding prepilin peptidase — protein MGVLICEIIMGILVIIAGTCIFSFLNVIIYRVPRQMSFVKYFSICPSCGERLEPKDLVPVFSYLFLNGKCRYCKAAIGIRDTLIEVLGGLLALLCVYKYENYGTALTVFAFFCILTVVAFLDIETMEIEDGCQIAMVILAAISIFTMPETSLLARLAGALCVSLPMLVLSIVIPGAFGGGDIKLMAACGLFLGWKITLVSAALAILFGGIYGCYLLAAQKADRKAHFPFGPFLCIGMAISLLYGIRLIDWYLSLMIY, from the coding sequence ATGGGAGTATTGATATGTGAAATTATAATGGGCATATTGGTGATCATTGCAGGAACTTGCATTTTTTCGTTTTTAAATGTGATTATTTACCGGGTGCCAAGGCAGATGTCCTTTGTAAAGTACTTCTCTATATGCCCCTCCTGCGGGGAGAGGCTGGAACCTAAGGACCTGGTGCCAGTATTCAGTTACCTGTTCCTGAATGGGAAATGCCGTTACTGCAAGGCAGCCATCGGAATCAGGGATACGCTGATAGAAGTGCTGGGAGGCCTCCTGGCGCTGCTGTGCGTGTATAAATACGAAAACTACGGAACGGCCCTGACGGTATTTGCATTTTTTTGCATATTGACGGTGGTGGCATTCCTGGATATAGAAACAATGGAGATTGAAGATGGATGCCAGATCGCGATGGTGATACTTGCGGCCATATCCATATTCACCATGCCCGAGACTTCGCTTTTAGCCCGTCTGGCAGGCGCGCTGTGTGTAAGCCTTCCGATGCTTGTGCTATCGATCGTGATTCCCGGGGCTTTTGGGGGCGGAGATATTAAACTGATGGCTGCCTGCGGACTATTTCTGGGATGGAAGATCACGCTGGTATCGGCAGCATTGGCCATTCTCTTTGGCGGCATCTACGGGTGCTATCTTCTGGCTGCCCAGAAGGCTGACCGCAAGGCCCATTTTCCTTTCGGGCCATTCCTGTGCATAGGCATGGCAATCAGTCTGCTTTATGGGATTCGGCTGATTGACTGGTATCTTTCTCTGATGATATATTGA
- the hydE gene encoding [FeFe] hydrogenase H-cluster radical SAM maturase HydE, with protein sequence MKDLKYLIDKLKTQRSLTRDEWTALIVGRTPELAGYLFELARKERHLHYGHDVYVRGLIEFTNYCRNDCLYCGIRKSNPHVSRYRLSEEHILDCCRIGYDLGFRTFVLQGGEDGYYTRERMVHLIERIRFRHPDCAITLSIGEKSREDYQAFYEAGANRYLLRHETFNANHYSRLHPPSLSAAARQKCLWDLKDIGYQTGTGFMVGSPYQTPQDLAEDMLFIRELNPQMVGIGPFIPHHDTPFSNEAVGTLELTLFMLGLLRLMLPKVLLPSTTALGTIDPKGRELGILAGANVVMPNLSPTGVRKDYALYDNKICTGDEAAECRQCLERRMESIGYRVVTARGDSLNL encoded by the coding sequence ATGAAAGATTTAAAGTATTTAATTGATAAGCTGAAGACACAAAGATCCCTGACTAGGGATGAATGGACAGCGCTGATTGTCGGAAGGACGCCGGAACTTGCCGGATATCTCTTCGAACTCGCCCGCAAGGAGCGCCACCTGCACTACGGACATGACGTGTATGTCCGGGGGCTGATCGAATTTACCAACTATTGCAGAAATGACTGCCTCTATTGCGGCATCCGCAAAAGCAATCCCCACGTCAGCCGCTACCGGCTTAGTGAGGAACATATTCTGGACTGCTGCCGGATCGGGTATGATCTGGGATTTCGCACCTTCGTGCTGCAAGGCGGGGAGGATGGCTATTACACCAGGGAGCGGATGGTACATCTGATTGAGCGCATCCGGTTCAGACATCCGGATTGCGCCATCACGCTTTCCATCGGCGAGAAATCCCGGGAGGACTACCAGGCATTCTATGAGGCAGGCGCCAACCGGTATCTCTTACGGCACGAGACATTTAACGCCAACCACTATTCCAGGCTGCATCCGCCGTCTTTAAGCGCTGCGGCCCGGCAGAAATGTCTCTGGGATCTAAAAGACATTGGCTACCAGACAGGCACTGGATTCATGGTGGGCTCGCCTTACCAGACGCCACAGGATCTGGCCGAAGATATGCTCTTTATCCGGGAACTCAATCCGCAGATGGTGGGCATCGGGCCATTTATTCCCCACCATGACACGCCGTTTTCCAACGAGGCGGTCGGAACTCTGGAACTGACTTTGTTTATGCTGGGGCTTCTTAGGCTGATGCTTCCCAAGGTCCTGCTGCCATCCACCACGGCGCTTGGCACCATCGATCCGAAGGGGCGGGAACTTGGAATTCTGGCGGGGGCTAATGTGGTCATGCCCAATCTGTCGCCTACCGGCGTGCGAAAGGACTATGCGCTGTATGACAACAAGATCTGCACCGGGGACGAGGCCGCGGAATGCCGCCAATGCCTGGAGAGGCGCATGGAATCCATCGGCTACCGCGTCGTCACAGCCAGGGGCGATTCGCTGAACCTATAA